The Pochonia chlamydosporia 170 chromosome 3, whole genome shotgun sequence genome contains the following window.
CACTTCCCTTGTCACACCCTGACATAGCCAAGCAGATACCGCCTCGGGGTCGTATCCCATCTCGAGGCATTTCCTGGCGGCGGCCACTTGCCCTGATGCGACGGCCAACACAAGTGGATGGTCCATCTGGAGGCGAAAGTTGGAGGTATCGTGTTTTAGTTGATAGTGGCCGTGCTTAAATAGGTAGTCCATGGTTTCTATATCTCCCTTGGCGACAGCATTCAGAAAATATTGGTCAAGACTCAGGTGGATGTCAAATTTTTTCAGTTCCTCGACCGCGTCACATCTTTTGGCGGCCCCATCATTAACACCCAGCCCAAGGGGTGGGATTGGGATCTTGAGATGCTCCAACATGATTCGGATAGCTTCAAAGTCCTCACGTTTCCACGAGGCATTAAACGCTGTGAGATAACTGCCACCCAACGGCTTCCTCACTGGTTCGGCTCCGTACGTTAAGAGCAGCTTGATCATGTCGTGCCCAGCTGATTCACATGCAGTCTGAAGCGGTATTTCGCCACGTTCAGACGGAGAGTTCGGATCTGCTCCATTCTTTAGCAGCAGTGCGGCTATAGCAAGATGGCCGGTGGTATTTGCCACGCACGCGTGATTCAGAAACCGATGCCTGTTAGAACTCTTGGTCACCGCTTCCTTGACCTCGGGGTCATTGTCAAACAAGAATTGAAACAGTTGACCTCGGCCAGATGTGCAATTAGATCGGATtacctcctccacatcacACTGCCAGGGTGAAAAAATATCTTTGCTAGGCGACAGTCTTCTCCAAAGTCGTTTAGCAATGTCCACGGCGTCGTCGCCACGCCCGGAGCAAAGATCGTTGAAAAGGCGCTCAATTTCCATCGTATTCTTTCTATAATACCCTTTGTCCAACAGGTATCGAGAAATATTGGCCTTTCCGTCTCGCAAAGCAGAGTTGATCGGCAAATGATCAAAGTCATCCCCGATTTCCATTGGGTCGCACCCGGCTTCAACTAGCATCTTGACTAGCTCCGGGTCGTCGTAGTATCCTAAACAAACTTGATGAAGGGATTTTGGCCCTGAAATACTCCAGCGGCGGGTTTTGATGTACTCTAGGACCTGCTTCattattgacttgactgcGACGCTCTCCTTTCCCGGGGTGTCACATATGTCGCGAATGACACTGCCCACAAACCAAAGTTTCATGTTCCCTTGCACTTCTTTCACTGGTCCGTCTTTGTCTTCGTCCGATAGGTTATCGTAGTTATCTTTTAGGCGCTCTAGGAGTTTGCGGAAAATTTCGTCATGCCCCTGACGGGCAGCCACGACCAGACCTGGGAAGACTTGTTGGGTTGTGGTGAACCTGTCATGCTGTAGCAGGCTCTCAGCTATCTCGAGCTTACTATTCTGGACTGCGACTTCCAGGATAGACTCAAAAACAAAGTCATTTTCATGGAAGTGCAGCCACTTGTTCGGCCACCTGGGGACTCGCCACCACCGTGCCTCCGGCTGAGTAGCGCCGGCGTCGAGGAGCACTTTGACAATATCCCCGTGCCCGTGATAGACGGCATGACAAAGCACTCTCGAATCTAAATCATAGCATCCTTTTAGGCGGGGTAGTTCGTCAAAATTATCATTTACTGACGCCCCGGCCTGAATTGCTTTTGAAACTCCTGGCGTGCAGGCTGCTTGAACTGCCGAAGGCAAAGCCAGACGGTCGAGCTGGATCCTCCGCTGCTGGGGATCGTATAACACGGGGTCAAACCAGCAGTGAAAGTGACGATTGACTCTGCTGAGGTGCGCAATATCTGCTACAAGTTTGAGGTGGCTGCCAATCAGCAACAGTACCTCTCCTGGCATATGATGAAGCGATAGACCTTTCGTTTCGGCATCCATTTTCTCTAACAACATTTCAGGGACTGAAATAATGCCAGTGCGCAAAGATGAGGACGTGTCGATGCCGTGGCAATGAAAAGGTGATTACAAAATGCTAGAAATACCACCCAACATGGGCCATGTGCGGTACTTAAATATGAGTAGCTGACATGACGACAAAGAGTCACCGGGCAAACAGGGCAGTGAACTAGTCTGGCGGGATGTACACCATGCATGTTAGGTTGGCGCTTAGCGATGAAATAACCTTTGGTGAATGTATGTTTTGCTAGTGTTCGTTGCCTTTCAGTTCCCGCCATAAGAACACAAGCCCCTGCGGCGTGAACGGTTGTTGGAGAAAATGCGCTTGGAAGGACATAAGGGTGAGAATTTGTAATACGATGCTATTATTTACTCCATTTAACATGGGGGTTCCATTTTTCAGCCAGAAGGAGTACTTTTACCGGTGATCTTCAGCCAGGGATGACTTTGCAGCTAACAGTTCACGGGCGATTGTCAAACAACTTAATTTGAACTCTGCTTTGTAGTCATTTTGTGGCGTTTACGGGGTTTGTTCTATGTTAGTTTCCACACTTGAAAGACGGCAAGTAGGAACAGCTACTTCTGAAACGTGCATGCAAATTTCTTTATTGGAACAGAGTTCTATGACAGGTCCAGGGTTGTTCGAACAACATTCAGTGTTCCAGGAATCATATATCCACGACTCTATCACTCGAAAGGCGTTGCCCGAACTTCACTCCCAACCACGCCAGGCTCATCGTCTGCCAATTGTCCCAGCATTGGCTGTACGTT
Protein-coding sequences here:
- a CDS encoding ankyrin repeats (3 copies) domain-containing protein, producing the protein MDAETKGLSLHHMPGEVLLLIGSHLKLVADIAHLSRVNRHFHCWFDPVLYDPQQRRIQLDRLALPSAVQAACTPGVSKAIQAGASVNDNFDELPRLKGCYDLDSRVLCHAVYHGHGDIVKVLLDAGATQPEARWWRVPRWPNKWLHFHENDFVFESILEVAVQNSKLEIAESLLQHDRFTTTQQVFPGLVVAARQGHDEIFRKLLERLKDNYDNLSDEDKDGPVKEVQGNMKLWFVGSVIRDICDTPGKESVAVKSIMKQVLEYIKTRRWSISGPKSLHQVCLGYYDDPELVKMLVEAGCDPMEIGDDFDHLPINSALRDGKANISRYLLDKGYYRKNTMEIERLFNDLCSGRGDDAVDIAKRLWRRLSPSKDIFSPWQCDVEEVIRSNCTSGRGQLFQFLFDNDPEVKEAVTKSSNRHRFLNHACVANTTGHLAIAALLLKNGADPNSPSERGEIPLQTACESAGHDMIKLLLTYGAEPVRKPLGGSYLTAFNASWKREDFEAIRIMLEHLKIPIPPLGLGVNDGAAKRCDAVEELKKFDIHLSLDQYFLNAVAKGDIETMDYLFKHGHYQLKHDTSNFRLQMDHPLVLAVASGQVAAARKCLEMGYDPEAVSAWLCQGVTREVFRPSHVTQGQGTFPLDNRGLITRAAYDGNLEMVKLLLDGQRVNVLDASRGLELAVGTTRDIRMVRTLYAYLYLGRVEPKPKILPFLFEIAERDPKGRMRNALERMVN